A genomic window from Pyxicephalus adspersus chromosome 2, UCB_Pads_2.0, whole genome shotgun sequence includes:
- the LOC140325032 gene encoding uncharacterized protein has product MEKSIRSDDDQTTESIPLLRKYIFPPAWEDDSLKDFILDLCKESKQKDPEEHFDILSYDDPLWYRQMNSRPALKDNGNNGAVRVASIKKSQNQQPVATAPNDCSKIQMATFPKPNQPSVQPADAIKSEIVKPTAESNPPSASQNRQHQVKGSVQEKAKAVSLTVPPSQAGLPNVPFGRNKNQKIKRPMNAFMLWARIHRPIIKNAFPRATFKDIGEKLGMEWAKLSMEEQQPYYEEAFKIKKKHEDEFPDWQYQPNIRKRKTCSCSNTNISSRCPNLLPLLSNSINILQAIPTRVCKLVAIPPTRDPYYFIKEQSNVLSTESRAQASSVASSPLYFNGQTISHPVILSSPTVLPGSSSTFRLPSYIQYYLVSGCSNPSSGYNTYSAPLAVLETKPVIEIKRVQK; this is encoded by the exons ATGGAGAAGTCTATAAGGAGTGATGATGATCAGACTACTGAAAGCATTCCTTTATTGAGGAAATATATTTTCCCCCCTGCTTGGGAAGATGATAGTCTAAAAGATTTCATCTTAGACCTGTGTAAGGAGAGTAAGCAGAAAGATCCTGAGGAACACTTTGATATCTTGAGTTATGACGATCCATTGTGGTATCGACAGATGAACAGCAGACCTGCTTTAAAAGACAATGGCAATAATGGAGCTGTACGTGTTGCCTCCATAAAGAAGAGTCAAAACCAACAACCTGTGGCTACGGCTCCTAATGATTGTTCTAAGATCCAGATGGCTACTTTTCCAAAGCCCAACCAGCCCTCGGTGCAGCCAGCAGATGCAATCAAATCTGAAATTGTGAAACCTACTGCTGAATCCAACCCGCCATCAGCTTCTCAAAATAGGCAGCATCAGGTGAAGGGATCAGTCCAGGAAAAAGCCAAAGCTGTATCTCTCACTGTGCCGCCATCACAAGCAG GGCTGCCTAATGTCCCCTTTGGAAGGAACAAGAATCAAAAGATAAAGCGACCTATGAATGCTTTTATGTTGTGGGCCAGAATCCATCGACCGattataaaaaatgcttttcccAGGGCTACTTTCAAAGACATCGGTGAGAAGCTGGGAATGGAGTGGGCCAAGTTAAGCATGGAAGAGCAGCAGCCCTATTATGAGGAggccttcaaaataaaaaaaaagcatgaagatGAATTTCCAG attGGCAGTATCAACCAAATATCAGGAAAAGAAAGACCTGTTCATGCAGTAACACCAATATTTCCAGTCGATGTCCCAATTTATTACCATTGTTATCCAATTCAATCAACATTCTACAAGCTATTCCAACCAGAG tCTGCAAGCTGGTAGCGATACCTCCAACAAGGGACCCATACTACTTTATCAAAGAGCAGAGCAATGTCCTGAGTACTGAATCACGGGCACAAGCATCTTCTGTGGCTTCATCACCACTATATTTCAATGGCCAAACCATTTCACATCCTGTGATACTGAGCTCACCTACAGTGCTGCCCGGTTCATCTTCCACCTTCAGACTACCCTCATACATTCAATATTACCTTGTATCTGG ctGCTCCAATCCCTCATCAGGATATAACACCTACAGTGCACCTTTGGCAGTCTTGGAAACAAAGCCAGTAATAGAGATTAAACGCGTGCAGAAATAG